A DNA window from Roseiconus lacunae contains the following coding sequences:
- a CDS encoding histidine triad nucleotide-binding protein: MTTIFKKIIDKEIPAEIVYEDDQCLAFKDIHPKAPVHLLVIPKKEIVSLAHLSEGDGPLVGHCLVALSRIAAEQGLADGYKVAVNCGEAGGQEVPHLHFHLLGTPATK; encoded by the coding sequence ATGACGACGATCTTCAAGAAAATCATTGACAAAGAAATCCCCGCCGAAATCGTTTACGAAGACGACCAGTGCTTAGCGTTCAAAGACATTCACCCGAAGGCACCGGTTCACTTGTTGGTGATCCCTAAAAAAGAAATCGTCTCACTCGCGCATCTTTCTGAAGGCGACGGGCCACTGGTGGGGCATTGCCTCGTTGCACTCAGCAGGATTGCCGCCGAGCAAGGGTTGGCCGACGGCTACAAGGTCGCCGTCAATTGCGGCGAAGCGGGCGGGCAAGAAGTGCCGCACCTGCATTTCCATTTGCTAGGGACACCGGCAACGAAGTAA
- a CDS encoding exo-alpha-sialidase, which translates to MFKRILWSFVAVALPISGSQADESDYNLRLLKHNNPDLVVDLGVGLWAWPMPMDYDGDGDHDLLVACPDKPSNGVYFFENTSGDSSEKMPVFRPGVRLGKAVHSMQVSYVDQQPRILRPGNEVPRDSKTGKFDFAKSTKIYPKANIHENGVRANMWRYVDFDGDGDQDVVVGVGDWTDLAWDHAYDSMGRWKNGPLHGYVYVIENQGDDGEAKYSDRPVRLQAAGGDIDVFGWPSPNFADFDGDGDLDLLCGEFLDGFTYFENIGSRTAPNYAAGVRLNDSHGEPLLMHLQMITPTAFDWDKDGDLDLIVGDEDGRVALIENTGKLDGRIPVFAPPAYFQQEADSLKFGALATPYAYDIDNDGDQDIVCGNTAGNIAIFTNQGQTDDGQPIWSAPELVQTKQADGSLKPFRVLAGPNGSIQGPCEAKWGYTTLSVADWDGDGDGDIIYNSILSKLGVLINDGDGYREAAFEAGPSEAPPAWYWWQTKSPAALTQWRTTPVSVDFDGDKALDLVLLDQQGYLTLRRGDKATGNVGAAERIFVDANGKPLQLNTQSAGRSGRVKLDVVDWDRDGHLDVLINSENAKLYRNCAQKDGKVLLKLIGNLANRNVAGHTSSPAACDFDNDGKPDLLVGAENGRLYFAKHDDCKTFSNAEMNASFIETTETDAAVVTEEFVFDKPPTPQCHASTVCMTSRGLVAAWFAGTREKNKDVCIYTSYHDGGRWSRPSMVASGVQHEGLRYPCWNPVLYQTPGDGPLLLFFKVGPDPRSWWGEMMVSYDRGRTFRERRRLPEGIDGPVRCKPVLLDDGTLLCGSSTETEGWRVHFEKVSLQNGVPAGNWKRIGPINDASRFNAIQPTLMRRDDGAWVALCRTKEGVIASTESTDEGETWSPLEATELPNPNSGIDVVTLQDGRHLLIYNHLDSGDTGWGRRGLLNLAISDDGRSWKQVATLEKEAKAEFSYPAIIQSDDGMVHAVYTWKRQKVKHVVVDPSKL; encoded by the coding sequence ATGTTCAAACGAATCCTTTGGTCATTCGTTGCCGTCGCGCTGCCGATCAGCGGCAGCCAAGCGGACGAATCTGACTACAACCTGCGATTACTGAAACACAACAATCCGGACCTTGTTGTTGATCTTGGTGTCGGGCTTTGGGCTTGGCCCATGCCAATGGACTACGACGGGGACGGCGATCATGATTTATTGGTCGCTTGTCCGGACAAGCCATCCAATGGGGTGTATTTCTTTGAAAACACCAGCGGTGATTCGAGTGAAAAGATGCCGGTGTTTCGCCCCGGCGTTCGCCTCGGCAAAGCGGTTCATAGTATGCAAGTCAGCTATGTCGATCAGCAACCGCGGATCCTTCGCCCCGGCAACGAAGTTCCGCGTGATTCGAAGACTGGCAAATTCGACTTCGCAAAATCAACGAAGATCTATCCCAAAGCAAACATTCATGAAAATGGCGTCCGGGCGAATATGTGGCGCTACGTGGATTTCGACGGCGACGGTGACCAGGACGTGGTTGTCGGGGTCGGCGACTGGACTGATTTGGCGTGGGACCATGCGTACGATTCGATGGGGCGTTGGAAGAACGGCCCGTTGCATGGCTATGTCTATGTCATTGAAAACCAAGGCGACGACGGCGAAGCGAAGTATTCCGATCGCCCGGTTCGTTTGCAGGCTGCCGGTGGGGACATCGACGTCTTCGGATGGCCGTCGCCGAATTTTGCCGACTTTGACGGCGACGGCGACTTAGACTTGCTGTGCGGAGAGTTTCTCGACGGATTCACGTACTTCGAAAACATCGGCTCGCGAACGGCCCCCAACTATGCAGCCGGTGTTCGATTGAACGACAGCCACGGCGAGCCTCTGTTGATGCACCTTCAGATGATCACGCCGACCGCATTCGACTGGGACAAAGACGGCGACCTTGATTTGATCGTCGGTGATGAAGACGGCCGAGTGGCGTTGATCGAAAACACCGGAAAATTGGACGGTCGAATCCCGGTGTTCGCCCCACCGGCCTACTTCCAACAAGAAGCCGACTCGCTAAAGTTCGGCGCGCTCGCGACACCTTATGCCTATGACATCGACAACGATGGCGACCAAGACATCGTTTGTGGAAACACCGCCGGTAATATTGCGATCTTCACTAATCAGGGTCAAACCGACGACGGACAACCGATTTGGTCTGCCCCCGAGTTGGTGCAAACCAAGCAAGCCGATGGTTCGCTGAAACCGTTTCGTGTTTTGGCAGGGCCGAATGGGTCGATCCAGGGACCGTGCGAAGCCAAGTGGGGCTACACGACTTTGTCGGTTGCCGACTGGGACGGCGATGGCGACGGTGACATCATCTACAACTCGATCCTGTCCAAACTGGGTGTATTGATCAACGATGGCGATGGTTATCGCGAAGCCGCGTTTGAGGCCGGCCCCAGTGAAGCACCACCAGCTTGGTACTGGTGGCAAACGAAATCCCCTGCGGCACTGACCCAGTGGCGTACCACACCCGTGTCGGTCGATTTCGACGGCGACAAAGCTCTCGACCTAGTGTTGCTTGATCAACAAGGTTACTTGACCCTGCGGCGTGGTGATAAAGCGACCGGGAACGTCGGTGCGGCCGAGCGGATCTTTGTCGATGCGAATGGCAAACCATTGCAACTAAATACACAATCGGCCGGTCGGTCGGGACGAGTCAAGTTGGACGTCGTCGATTGGGATCGCGACGGGCATTTGGATGTGCTGATCAACTCGGAAAATGCCAAACTGTATCGCAACTGTGCCCAGAAAGACGGTAAGGTCTTGCTGAAATTGATCGGAAACCTAGCCAATCGCAATGTCGCCGGTCATACCAGCAGCCCGGCGGCATGCGACTTCGATAACGATGGCAAGCCCGATTTGTTGGTTGGTGCCGAAAACGGTCGCCTGTACTTTGCCAAGCACGATGATTGTAAAACGTTCAGCAATGCAGAGATGAACGCTTCGTTCATCGAAACGACCGAAACGGATGCTGCCGTGGTGACCGAAGAGTTTGTCTTTGACAAACCACCGACGCCGCAATGCCATGCCTCGACGGTTTGCATGACCAGTCGTGGGCTGGTCGCAGCTTGGTTCGCCGGGACACGCGAAAAGAACAAGGATGTCTGTATCTATACCAGCTATCACGACGGCGGCCGTTGGTCGCGTCCGTCAATGGTCGCATCCGGAGTCCAGCACGAGGGCTTGCGATACCCATGCTGGAACCCCGTTCTTTACCAGACGCCGGGTGACGGTCCGTTACTACTGTTCTTCAAGGTCGGTCCGGATCCACGCTCATGGTGGGGCGAAATGATGGTCAGCTATGACCGAGGCCGAACGTTCCGCGAGCGACGGCGCTTACCCGAAGGCATCGATGGACCCGTCCGATGTAAACCAGTCTTGCTTGACGACGGCACCTTGCTTTGCGGATCATCGACCGAAACGGAAGGCTGGCGTGTTCACTTCGAAAAAGTCTCGCTTCAAAACGGAGTGCCCGCCGGAAACTGGAAGCGGATCGGACCGATCAATGATGCGAGTCGATTCAACGCGATCCAACCGACCCTGATGCGTCGCGACGACGGTGCGTGGGTCGCACTTTGCAGAACCAAAGAAGGTGTGATTGCGAGTACCGAATCGACTGACGAAGGCGAAACTTGGTCACCGCTAGAGGCAACTGAATTGCCAAACCCGAATTCGGGAATCGATGTCGTCACGCTGCAAGACGGACGACACCTGCTGATCTACAATCACCTCGACAGTGGTGATACCGGATGGGGGCGACGTGGATTGCTGAATCTGGCGATTTCAGACGATGGTCGATCTTGGAAACAGGTCGCGACACTTGAAAAAGAAGCGAAAGCGGAATTCAGCTACCCCGCGATCATCCAATCCGACGATGGCATGGTGCACGCCGTCTACACCTGGAAGCGACAGAAAGTCAAACACGTTGTCGTTGACCCGAGCAAACTGTAA
- a CDS encoding sulfatase yields MNRTERPRLPDHCIARRSRSCTNKIAYGCLWLAVILASVASPSIASAAERPNILLILVDDLAWSDLGCYGHPWHQTPHIDRLAADGLRLTHGYASAPICSASRASLMTGKTTARLGFEFVTKPEAGGQPVNEQFLLQTPPFTLNLPTEERTVAEAMVAEGYQTAFFGKWHLNQHYKRYLGWSPTHGPKSQGFEVAIENFGAHPYAWGKSQPKPIDDPGTYADDAMVQLVCDYLREPKRQPFFALASSFYVHTPVKTPCQWLVKQYDESVPQEIGRRNERVRYAAFLQTLDHHVGQILTALDASGQADDTLVFFMSDNGGHPEYTSNSPLRGSKWNLYEGGIRVPMLARYPGHIRPGTQSATPVIGYDLLPTFVELAGGQVGDLNVDGRSIAPLLLNDQTIAPQDLVWHFPYYHPERGYAKALPEIGIDDLAVSQTKPQSALRRGDHKLLWFAEDDRVELYDLVDDPGEQVDLSKRSPEQTERLRTALVNHLRRLDARMPRRPNVTAPQ; encoded by the coding sequence ATGAACCGAACTGAACGCCCCCGCTTACCGGACCATTGTATCGCTCGTCGTTCGCGATCGTGCACCAACAAGATTGCTTACGGTTGCCTCTGGCTTGCCGTAATCTTGGCATCAGTGGCTTCGCCTTCGATCGCCTCCGCCGCCGAACGCCCCAACATCTTACTCATCCTGGTCGATGACCTCGCTTGGTCGGACCTGGGATGCTATGGGCACCCTTGGCATCAAACACCGCACATCGATCGCCTTGCGGCCGACGGGCTGCGACTGACGCACGGGTATGCCTCGGCTCCGATTTGCAGTGCATCGCGGGCAAGTTTGATGACGGGAAAGACGACCGCGCGTTTGGGGTTCGAATTCGTGACCAAACCCGAAGCCGGCGGCCAACCGGTCAATGAACAATTCCTGCTTCAAACACCTCCGTTCACGTTGAACCTTCCGACCGAGGAACGAACCGTCGCCGAAGCAATGGTGGCGGAGGGCTACCAAACGGCATTCTTTGGAAAGTGGCACCTCAACCAACACTACAAACGCTACTTAGGTTGGAGTCCGACACATGGTCCGAAATCTCAGGGTTTCGAGGTAGCGATCGAGAATTTTGGTGCCCACCCCTATGCCTGGGGTAAATCTCAACCGAAACCGATCGATGATCCGGGCACCTACGCCGATGATGCGATGGTTCAGTTGGTGTGCGATTACCTCCGTGAACCAAAACGGCAGCCATTCTTCGCACTGGCTTCCTCGTTTTACGTGCACACCCCAGTCAAGACGCCCTGCCAATGGCTGGTCAAGCAATACGACGAGAGCGTCCCTCAAGAGATCGGCCGCCGAAACGAACGCGTACGGTACGCGGCGTTCTTGCAAACATTGGATCATCATGTCGGTCAAATCTTGACCGCCCTCGATGCCAGCGGACAAGCAGACGACACTCTGGTCTTCTTCATGTCCGATAACGGCGGTCATCCCGAATACACTTCGAACAGTCCGCTTCGAGGTTCGAAATGGAATCTTTACGAAGGGGGGATACGGGTTCCAATGTTGGCACGTTACCCCGGTCACATCCGACCAGGGACTCAATCGGCAACGCCGGTGATCGGCTATGACTTGCTTCCGACCTTTGTCGAACTCGCCGGTGGACAAGTCGGCGACCTAAACGTCGATGGTCGGTCGATTGCTCCGTTATTACTGAATGATCAAACAATCGCCCCCCAGGACCTCGTCTGGCACTTCCCTTACTACCATCCCGAGCGTGGCTACGCGAAAGCTCTTCCAGAGATCGGGATCGATGACTTGGCAGTCAGCCAAACGAAACCTCAGTCGGCACTACGTCGCGGTGACCACAAGCTACTTTGGTTCGCCGAAGACGACCGAGTCGAGCTTTACGACTTGGTCGACGATCCCGGTGAACAAGTCGACTTGTCGAAGCGTTCTCCCGAACAAACCGAGCGTTTGCGAACGGCGCTGGTCAACCACTTGCGACGACTGGACGCCAGAATGCCTCGCCGCCCGAACGTGACCGCACCCCAATAG
- a CDS encoding FtsK/SpoIIIE domain-containing protein translates to MKDSSVSPTGLLSPTRQRVLLDALIARFQTCQGERQSLVRQHAAQRDQEEQQLVAERNTVMAECRRQRYATLSQWDAAEEKVFAAYESETLRLRNEVHRLASLYRRKRSEGIEAIEHKVESRRAAVQHQYDSHKHEPGEQSKREFEKIKQALVPIGKDMEWTCELTVRRLDGLPNVSPAQSPEEVVPFERPETIRQTIDSIGQLTRRSNELVQELQTGASVRFVDSFYLPAGVAAAVVIWIVAVLLMQPEAFWTFMLSGVAVAGVIGISLFAALLLPLRRKTRRMYPLIYRTAQAAEEVAELGRQISTDQAKQSSEELITRRNQHFEQAEHWRDEQLEQLEQNLSSEERSARQALNDQLDQLANDFESGYGSLHSEMHQKADVVAAEITAHLAQTDAKLHKKREHNAKKRHTELQHVTDRLRAGVRGGLDRIAMLNKFSKQRFPEWATVAGAIHTSEPNLDFVPVGELAIGDLLYRTIAAESQAIDADLDPVGAMFHPDDIPDAMTIGMHRRLHSGLLVRAASGHMNQAIELVQSVLWRMLTGTAGGRTRMTLIDPIGRGQSFTSFMSLADFDPAIVGHRVWTTENQIEARLGEVAQHAEDVLQSSLRDRFERIEDYNVLAGSMAEPYHAVAAVGFPEGLTRGAYKHVKALIESGLRCGVFVLMACDESMPWPSDLPQPKDARLLELHLDAEGVWSLQRDGLQSLPFRPMANVPVDDRPAIVESIGKAANLAAKVEVPLGSLLPTEGGDDRSDHGLEITIGSQGGHRTLALDLGEGVKQHVLIAGKTGSGKSTLLHALITSGAYHYRPDQLQFYLLDFKKGVEFKAYADSEMPHARVIGIESEREFGRSVLQRLDAELQQRGELFRAHSTQELSEFRRVSGQAMPRIMLVVDEFQELFVRDDKVAAECSMLLDRLVRQGRSFGIHIVLSSQSLAGAYSLPRATLGQMAVRIAMQCSESDAALILSDDNTAARLISRPGEAIYNDAGGLIEGNQPFQVAWLASDEHQSLLRTIADRDAMFAEELPPPVIFEGNRPSRWTPALAGAAIDNDVDRREELQSLLGEAVEIGAPVSLRLNRNAGRNVLVIPPMDARAGLLSSIVSGFTKSDPRLEVVYFNGNRPNESQPMSDWFAAAGISTKEVKPRDATEEMNRLVELIKERGDEAVDVPPILVVIDPLDRFRDFRHDDAFNFSLDAATGPMSGGQAFREMLKDGPPAHVYAILVCGSTEIVTRWLPRQSQHDVELRVLGRLNAADSSLLIDSPIASELSNATMLLYDEPAGKLSKFRQLDLPDANDVQQWISK, encoded by the coding sequence ATGAAAGATTCGTCCGTGTCGCCCACGGGGTTGCTTTCTCCGACCCGCCAACGCGTCTTGCTCGACGCGCTGATCGCTCGCTTTCAAACTTGCCAAGGCGAACGCCAATCGTTGGTCCGCCAGCATGCCGCCCAACGTGATCAAGAAGAGCAACAGTTGGTCGCCGAACGCAATACGGTGATGGCTGAATGTCGGCGACAACGCTATGCCACACTTTCACAGTGGGATGCCGCCGAGGAAAAAGTCTTTGCCGCCTACGAGAGTGAAACGTTGCGGCTGCGTAATGAAGTCCATCGCCTTGCCTCGCTGTACCGTCGAAAACGCTCCGAAGGTATCGAGGCGATCGAACACAAGGTCGAATCCCGCCGCGCCGCCGTTCAACACCAGTACGATTCCCACAAGCACGAACCGGGGGAACAGAGCAAACGCGAGTTTGAAAAGATCAAGCAAGCGCTCGTCCCGATCGGCAAGGATATGGAGTGGACTTGCGAACTGACCGTCCGGCGACTTGATGGATTGCCCAACGTCTCGCCCGCCCAATCGCCCGAAGAGGTCGTTCCGTTCGAACGTCCCGAAACCATTCGCCAAACCATTGATTCGATCGGTCAGTTGACACGCCGAAGTAACGAATTGGTGCAAGAATTGCAAACCGGGGCATCGGTTCGGTTTGTCGATTCGTTTTACTTGCCCGCCGGGGTTGCCGCGGCGGTGGTGATCTGGATCGTCGCGGTGTTGTTGATGCAACCGGAAGCGTTTTGGACGTTCATGCTCTCGGGCGTCGCGGTCGCAGGTGTGATCGGTATCAGTTTGTTCGCAGCGCTTTTGCTGCCTCTGCGACGAAAGACACGGCGGATGTATCCGTTGATCTATCGGACCGCGCAGGCCGCAGAAGAGGTCGCCGAATTGGGAAGGCAAATCTCTACCGATCAAGCGAAGCAATCGAGTGAAGAATTGATCACTCGCCGCAATCAGCACTTCGAGCAAGCCGAGCACTGGCGCGACGAGCAGCTTGAACAGCTTGAACAGAATTTAAGTTCCGAAGAGCGATCCGCCCGTCAGGCATTGAACGACCAATTGGATCAATTGGCCAACGATTTCGAAAGTGGCTACGGTTCGCTTCATTCCGAGATGCATCAAAAGGCGGACGTCGTCGCCGCCGAAATCACCGCTCATTTAGCGCAGACGGATGCGAAGCTTCACAAAAAACGTGAGCACAACGCGAAGAAGCGACACACCGAATTGCAACATGTGACCGATCGCTTGCGAGCGGGCGTGCGTGGGGGGCTGGATCGAATTGCGATGCTGAACAAGTTCAGTAAACAACGTTTCCCGGAATGGGCAACCGTCGCCGGGGCGATTCATACGTCGGAGCCTAATTTAGATTTTGTTCCCGTCGGTGAACTCGCCATCGGTGATCTGTTGTACCGAACGATCGCGGCAGAAAGCCAAGCGATCGATGCAGATCTCGATCCCGTCGGGGCGATGTTTCATCCTGACGATATCCCCGACGCAATGACGATCGGGATGCATCGACGTCTCCATAGTGGATTGCTGGTCCGCGCGGCATCCGGGCACATGAATCAAGCGATCGAGCTGGTTCAGTCGGTCTTGTGGCGAATGTTGACCGGAACGGCCGGCGGGCGAACTCGGATGACATTGATCGACCCGATCGGTCGAGGTCAGAGTTTCACCTCGTTCATGTCACTCGCCGATTTTGACCCGGCGATCGTCGGGCATCGCGTTTGGACGACCGAAAACCAGATCGAAGCTCGCCTGGGGGAAGTCGCCCAGCACGCCGAAGATGTGTTGCAGTCGAGTCTACGTGATCGGTTCGAACGGATAGAGGACTACAACGTGTTGGCCGGTTCGATGGCAGAGCCATATCATGCCGTCGCCGCCGTCGGGTTCCCGGAAGGATTGACTCGTGGCGCTTACAAACACGTCAAGGCCTTAATCGAGAGCGGTTTGCGTTGTGGCGTGTTTGTTCTGATGGCTTGTGATGAATCGATGCCATGGCCGAGTGACTTGCCACAACCCAAAGACGCTCGCCTGCTGGAACTGCATCTCGATGCCGAAGGCGTTTGGAGTTTGCAACGAGATGGATTGCAGTCGCTTCCTTTCCGTCCGATGGCCAACGTACCGGTCGATGATCGGCCCGCCATTGTTGAGTCGATCGGCAAAGCCGCAAACTTGGCTGCGAAGGTCGAAGTCCCGTTGGGAAGCTTGCTCCCCACCGAGGGTGGTGACGACCGGTCCGATCACGGATTGGAAATTACAATCGGAAGCCAAGGAGGACATCGGACACTGGCATTGGATCTGGGCGAAGGAGTGAAGCAACACGTTTTGATCGCCGGTAAGACGGGGTCAGGGAAGAGTACGCTGCTTCATGCGTTGATCACCAGCGGCGCCTATCACTATCGGCCCGATCAATTGCAGTTCTACTTGTTGGACTTCAAAAAAGGCGTGGAATTCAAAGCGTACGCTGATAGCGAGATGCCCCATGCACGTGTAATCGGGATCGAAAGTGAACGTGAATTTGGTCGCAGCGTGCTGCAGCGACTCGATGCCGAGCTTCAGCAACGCGGCGAACTGTTCCGAGCCCACTCGACACAAGAACTCTCTGAGTTTCGTCGCGTCAGCGGGCAAGCGATGCCACGAATCATGTTGGTCGTCGACGAATTTCAAGAGCTTTTCGTGCGTGACGACAAGGTCGCCGCCGAATGTTCGATGTTACTCGATCGTTTGGTGCGGCAAGGGCGATCGTTTGGCATACACATCGTCTTAAGTAGCCAGTCGCTTGCCGGCGCCTATTCGTTGCCTCGTGCGACGCTGGGGCAAATGGCAGTGCGGATTGCGATGCAGTGCAGTGAATCCGATGCCGCACTGATCCTTTCGGACGACAACACCGCCGCTCGTTTGATTTCCCGACCCGGTGAAGCGATCTACAACGACGCCGGCGGCTTGATCGAAGGCAATCAACCCTTCCAAGTTGCTTGGCTAGCGTCGGACGAGCATCAGTCGTTGCTGAGGACCATCGCAGATCGTGATGCGATGTTCGCCGAAGAGTTACCTCCGCCGGTCATCTTCGAGGGCAATCGTCCTAGCCGTTGGACGCCCGCACTCGCTGGCGCCGCGATCGACAATGATGTTGATCGTCGCGAGGAATTGCAGAGCCTGCTCGGTGAAGCCGTTGAAATTGGAGCGCCCGTGTCGCTGCGACTGAACCGGAACGCGGGGCGAAATGTATTGGTCATCCCGCCGATGGATGCCCGTGCAGGCTTGCTCAGTTCGATCGTATCCGGATTTACAAAGTCGGATCCGCGATTGGAAGTCGTTTACTTCAACGGGAATCGACCGAATGAATCCCAGCCGATGTCGGATTGGTTCGCAGCTGCTGGAATCTCTACCAAAGAAGTCAAACCGCGCGATGCGACTGAGGAGATGAATCGGTTGGTCGAACTGATCAAGGAACGCGGGGATGAAGCCGTGGATGTTCCACCGATATTGGTGGTGATCGATCCACTGGATCGGTTTCGAGATTTTCGGCACGATGATGCGTTTAACTTTTCCCTCGATGCCGCAACCGGGCCCATGTCGGGTGGCCAAGCATTTCGTGAAATGTTGAAAGACGGACCACCGGCGCACGTCTATGCGATTTTGGTTTGTGGGAGCACCGAAATCGTGACACGCTGGTTGCCGCGTCAATCACAGCATGATGTCGAATTACGTGTGTTGGGGCGGTTGAATGCCGCCGATTCGTCCTTGTTGATCGATTCGCCGATCGCCAGTGAACTGTCAAATGCGACGATGCTGCTGTACGATGAACCGGCCGGTAAGCTGAGTAAGTTTAGGCAGCTTGACCTCCCCGATGCGAACGACGTTCAACAGTGGATCAGTAAGTGA